From one Streptomyces sp. SCSIO 30461 genomic stretch:
- a CDS encoding glutaredoxin domain-containing protein: MQGSLTMYSTTWCGYCVRLKGQLDREGISYVEVNIEEDPESAAFVEKANGGNQTVPTVLVVPPSGGENIVMTNPSLAQVKQALTG, from the coding sequence ATGCAGGGATCTCTGACGATGTACAGCACGACCTGGTGCGGCTACTGCGTTCGGCTGAAGGGCCAACTCGACCGGGAAGGCATCTCGTACGTCGAGGTCAACATCGAGGAGGACCCGGAGTCGGCGGCCTTCGTGGAGAAGGCGAACGGGGGCAACCAGACCGTCCCCACCGTTCTCGTCGTGCCGCCGAGCGGGGGCGAGAACATCGTCATGACGAACCCCAGCCTGGCCCAGGTCAAGCAGGCTCTCACCGGCTGA
- a CDS encoding UvrD-helicase domain-containing protein: protein MSARITDPEQLKELLGIPFTPEQMACITAPPAPQVIVAGAGSGKTTVMAARVVWLVGTGQVAPEQVLGLTFTNKAAGELAERVRTALVRAGVVDPEAVSVGTSGTTSGVGGGPGTEAQPLGEPRISTYHAFAGQLLTDHGLRIGLEPTSRLLADATRFQLAARVLREAPGPYPALTRSFASLVSDLLALDAELSEHLVAPERLLAYDSALLRDLESARLTNAELRKVPEAAGARRELLDLVVRYRAAKRARDLLDFADQIALSAELARTRPEVSRILRDEFRVVLLDEYQDTSVAQRLLLSGLFGTGTGHAVTAVGDPCQAIYGWRGASVANLDDFPEHFAFADGRPAVRYSLGENRRSGGRLLDLANGLAEPLRAMHEGVEALRPAPGAERDGSVRVALLPGHTEEIEWLADSISHLVRTGKEPGEIAVLCRTAGDFAAIQGALVARDVPVEVVGLSGLLHLPEVADLVAVCEVLQDPGANASLVRLLTGPRWRIGPRDLALLGRRARVLVHRARSGGDGAAADADQRLAEAVEGTDPAEVVSLADALDTFLESSEPDDGLPFSRAARVRFAHLAQELRELRRSLADPLMDVLHRVLATTGLEVELSASPQALAARRRETLSNFLDTAASFASLDGEASLLAFLGFLRTAEQYEKGLDNALPGGENTVKVLTAHKSKGLEWDVVAVPGLVADQFPSTRARESWTAQAKVLPHALRGDADTLPDVADWDAKGLKAFKAEMKDHQHIEELRLGYVTFTRPRSLLLASAHWWGPTQKRRRGPSEFLRALYEHCAAGHGEIEVWADEPDEDAENPVLHADAEAADDHVWPLPLDPAAKERRRRAADTVLAYLAAASDEPECPGPGSVDQADRGDDEDLWPAELAEPDEEPWPEDDADTHDYAHPAEGTDPAVWPEHDDSAPRAYPAPPTLPGQRRAEADLPAGPAGSVLAAPAEADPAPREPLTPEDARTIASWDRDLEALAGELRRARAAVREVPVPPALSASQLLHLAADPDGFAQELARPMPRPPQRAARRGTRFHAWVQSRFEELPLPMLGPDELPGLDPDDPDAMDIADERDLAALKEAFERTPYARRTPYRVEAPVRLTLAGRVIRGRIDAVYRDAATGAFEIVDWKTSRERDADPLQLAVYRLAWAEQHGLPPDSVAAAFVYVRTGEVVRPGALPGRGALERLLTAPSPVVEPAHDRADEPAPGAG from the coding sequence GTGTCCGCACGTATCACCGACCCCGAGCAGCTCAAGGAGCTCCTCGGTATCCCGTTCACCCCGGAGCAGATGGCCTGCATCACGGCGCCACCTGCCCCGCAGGTCATCGTGGCCGGGGCAGGTTCGGGCAAGACGACGGTGATGGCGGCCCGGGTGGTCTGGCTCGTGGGCACCGGACAGGTCGCCCCCGAGCAGGTGCTCGGTCTGACGTTCACCAACAAGGCCGCCGGCGAGCTCGCCGAGCGTGTCCGCACGGCGCTGGTCCGCGCCGGAGTGGTTGATCCCGAGGCGGTATCCGTGGGGACCTCCGGGACGACTTCGGGAGTGGGCGGCGGCCCCGGCACCGAAGCCCAGCCCCTCGGTGAGCCCCGAATCTCCACGTACCACGCCTTCGCCGGGCAGCTGCTCACCGACCACGGACTGCGGATAGGCCTGGAGCCGACCTCCCGGCTGCTCGCGGACGCGACCCGGTTCCAGCTCGCCGCGCGTGTGCTGAGGGAGGCTCCGGGGCCCTATCCGGCGCTGACCAGGTCCTTCGCCTCCCTGGTCAGCGATCTGCTCGCGCTCGACGCCGAGCTGTCCGAGCATCTCGTGGCCCCCGAACGGCTGCTGGCGTACGACTCCGCCCTCCTGCGGGACCTGGAGTCCGCCAGGCTGACCAACGCGGAGCTGCGCAAGGTCCCCGAGGCCGCGGGAGCCCGCCGTGAACTGCTGGATCTCGTCGTGCGCTACCGCGCGGCGAAGCGGGCTCGAGACCTGCTGGACTTCGCCGACCAGATAGCCCTCTCCGCCGAGCTCGCGCGTACCCGCCCCGAGGTGAGCCGCATCCTGCGGGACGAGTTCCGGGTGGTCCTGCTCGACGAGTACCAGGACACGTCGGTGGCCCAGCGACTGCTGCTCTCCGGCCTGTTCGGCACGGGCACGGGCCATGCCGTCACCGCGGTCGGCGACCCCTGCCAGGCGATCTACGGCTGGCGCGGCGCGTCCGTGGCCAACCTGGACGACTTCCCGGAGCACTTCGCCTTCGCGGACGGGCGTCCCGCCGTCCGGTACTCCCTCGGCGAGAACCGCCGCAGCGGCGGCCGACTGCTCGACCTGGCCAACGGACTCGCCGAGCCGCTGCGGGCCATGCACGAAGGCGTCGAGGCGCTGCGCCCAGCCCCCGGTGCCGAACGCGACGGATCCGTACGCGTCGCCCTGCTGCCCGGCCACACGGAGGAGATCGAGTGGCTCGCCGACTCGATCTCCCATCTCGTCCGCACGGGCAAGGAACCGGGAGAGATCGCGGTCCTGTGCCGTACGGCAGGGGATTTCGCGGCGATCCAGGGCGCGCTCGTCGCACGGGACGTGCCGGTGGAGGTGGTCGGGCTCTCGGGCCTGCTGCACCTGCCCGAGGTCGCCGATCTCGTCGCTGTGTGCGAAGTGCTCCAGGATCCGGGGGCGAACGCCTCGCTGGTGCGGCTCCTTACCGGCCCGCGCTGGCGCATCGGTCCCCGTGACCTCGCGCTGCTCGGCCGCCGCGCACGTGTCCTCGTCCACCGCGCACGCTCGGGCGGCGACGGTGCCGCCGCCGACGCGGACCAGCGACTCGCCGAGGCGGTCGAAGGCACCGACCCCGCCGAGGTGGTCTCGCTCGCCGACGCGCTCGACACGTTCCTGGAGTCGAGCGAGCCCGACGACGGACTGCCGTTCTCCCGCGCGGCCCGGGTCCGCTTCGCCCATCTCGCCCAGGAACTGCGCGAGCTGCGCCGTTCTCTCGCCGACCCGCTGATGGACGTGCTGCACCGCGTCCTCGCCACCACGGGCCTGGAGGTCGAGCTCTCCGCTTCTCCGCAAGCCCTGGCGGCTCGCCGACGGGAGACCCTCTCCAACTTCCTCGACACAGCCGCCTCCTTTGCCTCCTTGGACGGTGAAGCGAGCCTGCTCGCCTTCTTGGGCTTCCTGCGCACCGCTGAGCAGTACGAGAAGGGCCTGGACAACGCACTGCCCGGCGGGGAGAACACGGTGAAGGTCCTCACCGCCCACAAGTCCAAGGGGCTGGAATGGGACGTGGTCGCCGTTCCCGGACTTGTCGCCGACCAGTTTCCGAGCACCCGTGCCAGGGAGTCCTGGACCGCCCAGGCGAAGGTCCTGCCGCATGCGCTGCGGGGCGACGCGGACACCCTTCCCGACGTGGCGGACTGGGACGCGAAGGGGCTCAAGGCGTTCAAGGCGGAGATGAAGGACCACCAGCACATCGAGGAGCTGCGCCTCGGCTATGTGACCTTCACCCGGCCCCGCTCCCTGCTGCTCGCCTCCGCCCACTGGTGGGGCCCGACCCAGAAGCGGCGCCGCGGCCCCTCCGAATTCCTGCGCGCACTGTACGAGCACTGCGCGGCCGGTCACGGCGAGATCGAGGTGTGGGCGGACGAGCCGGACGAGGACGCGGAGAACCCCGTCCTGCACGCGGACGCGGAGGCAGCCGACGACCACGTCTGGCCGCTGCCCCTCGACCCGGCGGCGAAGGAGCGACGCCGTCGGGCTGCCGACACGGTCCTGGCCTATCTGGCGGCGGCATCAGACGAGCCCGAGTGCCCCGGTCCCGGTTCCGTCGACCAGGCGGACCGCGGGGACGACGAGGACCTCTGGCCTGCGGAGCTCGCGGAGCCCGACGAGGAGCCCTGGCCGGAGGACGACGCCGACACCCACGACTACGCGCACCCGGCGGAGGGCACCGACCCGGCGGTCTGGCCGGAGCACGACGATTCCGCGCCCCGCGCATACCCGGCGCCCCCCACGCTCCCCGGCCAACGCCGCGCCGAGGCGGACCTGCCGGCCGGTCCGGCAGGGTCCGTCCTGGCCGCCCCGGCAGAGGCCGACCCGGCGCCGCGTGAGCCCCTCACCCCCGAGGACGCCCGCACCATCGCCTCCTGGGACCGCGACCTCGAAGCGCTCGCCGGCGAGCTGCGTCGCGCCCGCGCCGCGGTGCGCGAGGTTCCGGTCCCGCCGGCCCTCTCGGCATCCCAACTGCTCCACCTCGCCGCGGACCCTGACGGCTTCGCCCAGGAACTCGCCCGCCCCATGCCGCGCCCGCCCCAGCGGGCGGCCCGCCGCGGCACCCGGTTCCACGCCTGGGTGCAGTCCCGCTTCGAGGAGCTGCCGCTGCCCATGCTCGGGCCCGATGAGCTTCCGGGCCTGGACCCGGACGACCCGGACGCGATGGACATCGCCGACGAACGCGACCTCGCAGCCCTCAAGGAGGCGTTCGAGCGCACCCCGTACGCACGCCGCACCCCGTACCGGGTGGAGGCCCCGGTCCGGCTCACCCTCGCTGGGCGGGTCATCAGGGGGCGTATCGACGCCGTCTACCGCGACGCCGCCACCGGGGCGTTCGAGATCGTGGACTGGAAGACCAGCAGGGAGCGCGACGCCGACCCGTTGCAGCTCGCCGTCTACCGGCTCGCCTGGGCCGAGCAGCACGGACTCCCGCCGGATTCCGTGGCCGCCGCCTTCGTCTACGTACGCACCGGCGAGGTCGTACGCCCGGGTGCCCTGCCGGGCCGCGGCGCGCTCGAAAGACTGCTCACAGCACCGTCCCCAGTCGTGGAACCGGCGCACGACCGCGCAGACGAACCCGCGCCGGGCGCCGGATAG
- the nudC gene encoding NAD(+) diphosphatase produces MSIFHHVADGRPIGLTAPSGIDRAAHHRLDEAWLAAAWSHPSTRVFVVSGGQVLVDDTPDGGTGLVMTPAFEAPVTETHRYFLGTDEDGVSYFALQKDALPGRIDQSARPAGLREAGLLLSPRDAGLMAHAVALENWQRLHRFCSRCGERTTIAAAGHVRRCPACGAEHYPRTDPAVIMLVTDEQDRALLGRQVHWPEGRFSTLAGFVEPGESIEQAVVREVYEEAGVTVGEVSYVASQPWPFPASLMLGFMARATSPEITVDGEELHEARWFSREELGAAFESGEVLPPYGISIASHLVETWFGKPLPKPGSAV; encoded by the coding sequence GTGAGCATCTTCCATCACGTTGCCGACGGACGGCCGATCGGGCTGACCGCGCCGAGCGGAATCGACCGCGCCGCCCATCACCGGCTGGACGAGGCCTGGCTGGCGGCGGCGTGGAGCCACCCCTCCACCCGGGTCTTCGTGGTCTCCGGCGGTCAGGTGCTCGTGGACGACACACCCGACGGCGGTACCGGACTCGTGATGACCCCGGCCTTCGAAGCCCCCGTCACCGAGACCCACCGGTACTTCCTGGGCACCGACGAGGACGGCGTCAGCTACTTCGCCCTGCAGAAGGACGCCCTGCCGGGGCGCATCGACCAGTCGGCGCGTCCCGCGGGACTGCGTGAGGCCGGGCTGCTCCTGTCGCCGCGCGACGCGGGCCTGATGGCGCACGCGGTCGCGCTGGAGAACTGGCAGCGCCTGCACCGCTTCTGCTCCCGCTGCGGCGAACGCACCACCATCGCGGCGGCGGGCCATGTCCGCCGCTGCCCGGCCTGCGGTGCCGAGCACTACCCTCGCACCGACCCGGCCGTGATCATGCTGGTCACGGACGAGCAGGACCGTGCGCTGCTGGGGCGCCAGGTGCACTGGCCGGAGGGACGCTTCTCGACTCTGGCCGGCTTCGTGGAGCCGGGCGAGTCGATCGAGCAGGCCGTGGTGCGGGAGGTCTACGAGGAGGCGGGTGTCACGGTCGGCGAGGTCTCGTATGTCGCCAGCCAGCCCTGGCCTTTCCCGGCCAGCCTGATGCTGGGATTCATGGCCCGTGCCACCTCCCCGGAGATCACGGTCGACGGCGAGGAACTGCACGAGGCCCGCTGGTTCTCCCGAGAGGAGCTGGGCGCCGCCTTCGAGTCGGGGGAGGTACTGCCCCCGTACGGCATCTCGATCGCGTCCCACCTGGTCGAGACGTGGTTCGGCAAACCGCTGCCGAAGCCCGGATCGGCAGTCTGA
- a CDS encoding dipeptidase, whose translation MSETQDNAVRTYIHGHRAAFLDDLAEWLRIPSVSAQPEHAGDIRRSAEWLAAKLKESGFPAAEVWEVPPAAEEAAPGAPAVFAEWPSDDPDALTVLVYGHHDVQPAAREDGWHTDPFEPVVEDGRLYARGAADDKGQVFFHTLGVRAHLAATGRTSPAVHLKLLVEGEEESGSPHFRALVERHRDRLAADVVIVSDTGMWSETTPTVCTGMRGLAECEIELYGPGQDIHSGSFGGAVPNPATVAARLVAALHDEHERVAVPGFYDGVAELTDPERELFAELPFDEDEWLRTARSRATLGEAGYSTLERVWARPTAEVNGIGGGYQGPGGKTIIPSSAMLKLSFRLVAGQDPDRVEEAVRDWVASLIPTGIRHEITFGGATRPCLTPLEHPALQAVARSMSRAFDGRKIRFTREGGSGPAADLQDVLGAPVLFLGISVPSDGWHAPNEKVELDLLFKGVEASAYLWGELSASRTARS comes from the coding sequence ATGAGCGAGACCCAGGACAACGCCGTCCGCACCTACATACACGGGCACCGCGCAGCCTTCCTCGACGACCTCGCCGAGTGGCTGCGCATCCCGTCGGTCTCGGCACAGCCCGAGCACGCAGGGGACATACGGCGCAGTGCCGAGTGGCTCGCCGCCAAGCTGAAGGAGAGCGGCTTCCCGGCCGCCGAGGTGTGGGAGGTCCCACCGGCGGCGGAGGAGGCCGCTCCGGGCGCCCCCGCCGTGTTCGCCGAGTGGCCGTCCGACGACCCGGACGCCCTCACGGTCCTGGTCTACGGCCACCATGACGTACAGCCCGCGGCACGCGAGGACGGCTGGCACACCGACCCGTTCGAACCGGTCGTCGAGGACGGCCGGTTGTACGCGCGGGGCGCGGCCGACGACAAGGGTCAGGTGTTCTTCCACACCCTGGGTGTACGCGCCCATCTGGCCGCGACGGGCCGTACCTCCCCCGCCGTGCATCTGAAGCTGCTCGTCGAGGGAGAGGAGGAGTCCGGCTCCCCGCATTTCCGGGCGCTCGTGGAGCGGCACCGGGATCGCCTCGCCGCCGATGTGGTGATCGTCTCCGACACCGGGATGTGGTCGGAGACCACCCCCACGGTCTGCACCGGGATGCGCGGTCTCGCCGAGTGTGAGATCGAGCTGTACGGACCCGGGCAGGACATCCACTCCGGCTCCTTCGGCGGGGCTGTGCCCAACCCGGCCACGGTCGCCGCCCGGTTGGTCGCAGCACTCCACGACGAGCACGAGCGGGTGGCCGTCCCAGGCTTCTACGACGGGGTCGCGGAGCTGACCGACCCGGAGCGCGAACTGTTCGCCGAGCTGCCGTTCGACGAGGACGAGTGGCTGCGTACCGCCAGGTCCCGGGCGACTCTCGGCGAGGCCGGCTACTCCACCCTGGAGCGTGTCTGGGCCAGGCCGACCGCCGAGGTCAACGGCATCGGGGGCGGCTACCAGGGCCCCGGCGGCAAGACGATCATCCCGTCGTCCGCCATGCTCAAGCTGTCCTTCCGGTTGGTCGCGGGCCAGGACCCGGACCGTGTGGAGGAGGCCGTACGCGACTGGGTGGCCTCCCTGATCCCCACCGGTATCCGCCACGAGATCACCTTCGGCGGAGCGACTCGCCCCTGCCTGACCCCGCTCGAGCATCCCGCCCTCCAGGCGGTCGCCCGATCCATGAGCCGGGCCTTCGACGGCCGGAAGATCCGCTTCACCCGTGAGGGAGGCTCGGGCCCGGCCGCCGACCTCCAGGACGTGCTCGGTGCACCGGTGCTCTTCCTGGGCATCTCCGTTCCGTCCGACGGATGGCACGCGCCCAACGAGAAGGTCGAGCTGGACCTGCTGTTCAAGGGCGTCGAAGCGAGCGCCTACCTGTGGGGAGAGCTGAGTGCCTCCCGGACCGCCCGAAGCTGA